A genomic segment from Aegilops tauschii subsp. strangulata cultivar AL8/78 chromosome 1, Aet v6.0, whole genome shotgun sequence encodes:
- the LOC141030764 gene encoding uncharacterized protein, giving the protein MDTHMMLTDLSVVYTNEPTWVESSINTMEQLLAKDKYKVVVFDLEYTGGCAGYYQKIIVTQSCVCHHALIYHYCLATRPYERFAGFVNSHDYSFAMNLVHIQGQYRVWGSKKEKYSLVDLVIAITDPYYRNMKDDSNKNKPTSHRACVHRLYDDHVKYAAKDAYTSYEMYRRIIDMWKCLRPAPGEGSGHKHISSGKRHKK; this is encoded by the exons ATGGACACCCACATGATGTTGacggacctctcggtggtgtacaccaatgaGCCGACCTGGGTGGAGAGCTCCATTAACACTATGGAGCAGTTACTTGCTAAGGACAAGTACAAAGTGGTCgtcttcgacctcgagtacactgGCGGTTGTGCCGGGTATTATCAGAAGATTATCGTCACTCAGTCATGTGTGTGCCATCATGCCCTCAtataccactactgcctggccacaaggccttacGAGCGCTTCGCCGGGTTTGTCAACAGCCACGACTATAGCTTCGCTATG AATCTTGTCCACATCCAGGGCCAGTACAGGGTATGGGGCAGTAAGAAGGAGAAGTACTCCCTGGTTGACCTTGTCATAGCCATCACCGACCCCTACTATAGAAACATGAAGGATGACTCCAACAAGAATAAGCCTACCTCGCACAGGGCCTGTGTACATAGACTATATGATGATCACGTCAAGTATGCAGCCAAGGACGCGTACAccagctacgagatgtacaggcgaaTCATTGACATGTGGAAGTGCCTCCGTCCTGCTCCGGGCGAGGGATCGGGCCACAAGCATATCAGTAGcggcaagcgtcacaagaagtag